In one window of Leifsonia sp. NPDC080035 DNA:
- a CDS encoding amidohydrolase produces MRHLATYDARDSAPTIVTAETVLTVDGDAPRAEAMLTAGGRILAVGSLAAVEGAATAAGVDPVRVDFPGATIVPGFIDAHAHPLMYGQLLTWVDVSPEKAGSIPEIVELMREGAQRLPAGVPLRGYGYEQRNLAERRHPTKEELDRVATDREVYVMNASGHGGVVNSFTLEKYGITRDTPNPEGGEFFRDADGELTGELSDAACNVLTGLHGVKIGHHGPNFHLGDEPAEHQRQLDIAQREFLSSGVTALGDAQVSKRELAAYLAMADRGELSVRVSMYFLSHLLDQVLDLGLTGPFGNAFLSVAGIKLYADGTLGGWTAYFPEGYVGDPCRRGQLYHEPAEYAGLVAKAHRAGLQTATHAQSPTAIAMVVDAVEQVLTEHPDADARHRIEHCGLPAPEEIERMARLGIRPVNQTQHYYNWGEGVEQAIGTPGERFNPLGEFLEAGVPVTISSDAPVAEPRPLEAIQAAVTRVTRRGHKLGPDSLRISAEEALRAHTLEGAITLGRENELGSLVAGKRADFVVLGANPLEVEPETISTIPVLATWVDGSARYEADGD; encoded by the coding sequence GTGCGACACCTGGCCACCTACGACGCCCGCGACTCCGCGCCCACCATCGTCACGGCCGAGACCGTGCTGACCGTCGACGGCGACGCGCCGCGCGCCGAGGCGATGCTCACGGCGGGCGGCAGGATTCTCGCGGTCGGCTCCCTCGCCGCCGTCGAGGGGGCGGCCACGGCGGCGGGTGTCGACCCGGTCCGCGTCGACTTCCCCGGCGCGACGATCGTGCCCGGCTTCATCGACGCGCACGCGCATCCACTCATGTACGGGCAGCTGCTCACCTGGGTGGACGTCAGCCCGGAGAAGGCGGGCTCGATCCCCGAGATCGTCGAGCTGATGCGCGAGGGCGCGCAGCGCCTGCCCGCCGGCGTCCCGCTGCGCGGCTACGGCTACGAGCAGCGCAACCTGGCCGAACGGCGGCACCCCACCAAGGAGGAGCTGGACCGCGTCGCGACCGACCGCGAGGTGTACGTCATGAACGCCTCCGGCCACGGGGGAGTGGTCAACAGCTTCACCCTGGAGAAGTACGGGATCACCAGGGACACCCCGAACCCGGAGGGCGGCGAGTTCTTCCGCGACGCCGACGGCGAGCTGACGGGCGAGTTGTCCGACGCGGCCTGCAACGTGCTCACCGGGCTGCACGGGGTGAAGATCGGCCACCACGGCCCGAACTTCCACCTCGGGGACGAGCCGGCCGAGCACCAGCGCCAGCTCGACATCGCCCAGCGCGAGTTCCTGTCCTCCGGCGTCACCGCCCTCGGCGACGCCCAGGTGTCGAAGCGCGAGCTCGCTGCCTACCTGGCGATGGCGGACCGCGGTGAGCTCTCCGTGCGCGTCTCGATGTACTTCCTCTCGCACCTGCTCGACCAGGTGCTCGACCTCGGCCTGACCGGGCCGTTCGGCAACGCGTTCCTCTCCGTCGCGGGCATCAAGCTGTACGCCGACGGCACGCTCGGCGGCTGGACCGCCTACTTCCCCGAGGGCTACGTCGGCGACCCGTGCCGCAGGGGCCAGCTCTACCACGAGCCCGCCGAGTACGCCGGGCTCGTGGCCAAGGCGCACCGCGCCGGGCTGCAGACGGCGACGCACGCCCAGTCGCCGACCGCGATCGCGATGGTGGTGGATGCGGTCGAGCAGGTGCTGACCGAGCATCCCGACGCCGATGCGCGGCACCGGATCGAGCACTGCGGCCTGCCCGCGCCCGAGGAGATCGAGCGGATGGCGCGGCTGGGCATCCGCCCGGTGAACCAGACGCAGCACTACTACAACTGGGGCGAGGGGGTCGAGCAGGCCATCGGCACTCCCGGCGAGCGGTTCAACCCGCTCGGCGAGTTCCTGGAGGCGGGCGTACCCGTCACCATCTCGTCCGACGCACCCGTCGCCGAGCCGCGTCCCCTTGAGGCCATCCAGGCCGCTGTGACGCGCGTGACGCGCCGAGGCCACAAACTCGGCCCGGACTCGCTGCGGATCAGCGCGGAGGAGGCGCTGCGCGCCCACACTCTGGAGGGGGCGATCACGCTGGGCCGCGAGAACGAGCTCGGCTCGCTCGTCGCGGGCAAGCGCGCGGACTTCGTGGTGCTCGGCGCGAATCCGCTCGAGGTGGAGCCGGAGACGATCTCCACCATCCCGGTGCTCGCGACGTGGGTGGACGGCAGTGCGAGGTACGAGGCCGATGGCGACTGA
- a CDS encoding Lrp/AsnC family transcriptional regulator, translating to MPIRHDRASQDRDSDAIDASLVRALQADGRASIHELARTLGVSRDLVSRRLGALVGREGLRVVAALDPGFAGLNVLIHGLVGVDGPARPVAERIAELPDTVFVSMVSGSSPVVFESRHGDTDELHATLAAIRGIPGVRQLRVSTYDALLKEFITAASVTDVRLDRVDHDLIAVLQEDGRASYRTLADTVRLSPSSARARVRRLLDAGVIRIAAIDTGGLSRNRVAVGVGIALRGAAEPVHSYLVATPAVDLAADAHGAYDAIATIVGSTTAGVLKVIEELRALPEVGSLETWAHLDIIKEDYTRTLGRIVRP from the coding sequence GTGCCGATCCGCCATGACAGAGCCAGCCAGGACCGCGACTCCGACGCGATCGACGCCAGCCTCGTCCGCGCGCTGCAGGCGGACGGGCGGGCAAGCATCCACGAGCTCGCCCGCACGCTCGGCGTCTCCCGCGACCTGGTGTCGCGACGGCTGGGCGCGCTCGTCGGCCGCGAGGGACTGCGCGTCGTGGCGGCGCTCGACCCCGGATTCGCGGGGCTCAACGTGCTCATCCACGGTCTCGTCGGTGTGGACGGCCCGGCCAGGCCGGTCGCCGAGCGCATCGCAGAGCTGCCGGACACCGTCTTCGTCTCGATGGTCAGCGGCTCGTCGCCGGTGGTGTTCGAGTCCCGGCACGGCGACACGGACGAGCTGCACGCCACCCTGGCGGCGATCCGCGGCATCCCGGGCGTGCGGCAGCTGCGCGTCAGCACGTACGACGCCCTGCTGAAGGAGTTCATCACCGCCGCCTCCGTCACGGATGTGCGGCTCGACCGCGTGGATCACGACCTCATCGCGGTGCTCCAGGAGGACGGGCGGGCCAGCTACCGCACCCTGGCCGACACGGTACGCCTGTCACCGTCCTCCGCGCGCGCCCGGGTGCGGAGGCTGCTCGACGCGGGCGTCATCCGGATCGCCGCGATCGACACCGGCGGGCTCTCCCGCAATCGCGTCGCCGTCGGCGTCGGCATCGCCCTGCGCGGCGCGGCCGAGCCGGTCCACAGCTACCTGGTGGCGACACCCGCCGTCGACCTGGCGGCGGACGCGCACGGCGCCTACGACGCGATCGCGACGATCGTCGGCAGCACGACAGCGGGCGTCCTGAAGGTCATCGAGGAGCTGCGCGCGCTTCCCGAGGTCGGCTCGCTCGAGACCTGGGCGCACCTCGACATCATCAAGGAGGACTACACGCGCACGCTCGGCCGCATCGTGCGGCCGTAG
- a CDS encoding MFS transporter, whose protein sequence is MSVSATQPVGHARALRAGLASAVGTTIEWYDFYVYATAAAIVFPQVFFPEVNHALGTLASFGTYAVAYFMRPLGGIIFGHIGDKLGRKRALTLTLFVMGVATVLVGCLPGYAAIGIAAPILLILLRIAQGLAVGGEWGGASLMSVESAPPKFKTFYGGFTQLGNPLGALLASGAFWILAGMGDDVLLTWGWRIPFLFSIVLIGVGIWVRYRVEETPVFEQKIEGHTQSTPIVFALRNNWLPILLGFCIIAMSSGGYVIATTFVQNFATSPEVGLQAGVILGAMTVASFIEALVTLPLAMLGDKWGGKRVIILGSVLSFAAVIPLVLVIQNHQVALIYVFVSVIRITLSGAWAPLSTVMTQMFRPQARYTSMSLSYGIGAAVWGGLSPAIATALIAATGSFWSAIWFFGGLALIAVIGTWFAPQHSDTAPVTGSFTPRLDTTAIKTTRS, encoded by the coding sequence GTGTCTGTTTCAGCAACGCAACCCGTCGGGCACGCCCGCGCGTTGAGGGCCGGTCTGGCCTCCGCGGTCGGAACCACCATCGAGTGGTACGACTTCTACGTCTACGCGACCGCCGCCGCCATCGTCTTCCCACAGGTCTTCTTCCCCGAGGTCAACCACGCCCTCGGCACGCTCGCGTCCTTCGGGACCTACGCGGTCGCCTACTTCATGCGCCCGCTCGGCGGAATCATCTTCGGCCACATCGGTGACAAGCTCGGCCGCAAGCGCGCGCTGACGCTCACGCTCTTCGTGATGGGCGTCGCGACCGTGCTGGTCGGCTGCCTGCCCGGGTACGCCGCCATCGGCATCGCCGCCCCGATCCTGCTCATCCTGCTGCGCATCGCGCAGGGCCTCGCCGTCGGCGGCGAGTGGGGCGGCGCGAGTCTGATGTCGGTGGAGAGCGCCCCGCCGAAGTTCAAGACCTTCTACGGCGGCTTCACCCAGCTCGGCAACCCGCTCGGCGCGCTGCTGGCCTCCGGCGCGTTCTGGATCCTCGCGGGGATGGGCGACGACGTACTGCTCACCTGGGGCTGGCGCATCCCGTTCCTGTTCAGCATCGTCCTGATCGGCGTCGGGATCTGGGTGCGCTACCGCGTCGAGGAGACGCCGGTCTTCGAGCAGAAGATCGAGGGCCACACCCAGTCCACCCCGATCGTGTTCGCGCTGCGCAACAACTGGCTGCCGATCCTGCTCGGCTTCTGCATCATCGCGATGTCGTCCGGCGGCTACGTGATCGCCACGACGTTCGTGCAGAACTTCGCCACCAGCCCGGAGGTCGGCCTCCAGGCCGGCGTCATCCTCGGTGCGATGACCGTCGCGTCGTTCATCGAGGCGCTGGTCACGCTGCCGCTGGCCATGCTCGGCGACAAGTGGGGCGGCAAGCGGGTCATCATCCTCGGCTCCGTGCTCTCGTTCGCGGCCGTGATCCCGCTCGTGCTGGTCATCCAGAACCACCAGGTCGCCCTGATCTACGTGTTCGTCAGCGTGATCCGCATCACGCTGAGCGGCGCCTGGGCCCCGCTCTCGACCGTCATGACGCAGATGTTCCGGCCGCAGGCCAGGTACACCTCGATGTCGCTGTCGTACGGGATCGGCGCGGCCGTCTGGGGCGGACTGTCACCGGCGATCGCGACCGCCCTGATCGCGGCGACAGGGAGCTTCTGGTCCGCCATCTGGTTCTTCGGAGGACTAGCGCTCATCGCCGTCATCGGCACCTGGTTCGCGCCGCAGCACTCCGACACCGCGCCGGTCACGGGGTCGTTCACCCCGCGGCTGGACACCACCGCCATCAAGACGACGAGGAGCTGA